The Raoultibacter phocaeensis genome includes a window with the following:
- a CDS encoding LuxR C-terminal-related transcriptional regulator, which translates to MMALRLAGFSLFLFAELICFHGTILFPGLLGTSQEIAVAVMTVSLLSKGFGYFGCFFFSLVSASKQRQFGKVGALLFIVGILAMPGLGSVSSFADLSFGSLIELVIAGALLGVGDVLISISWGRLCAALPLRPAYLFVLGSQTAALVLYGVTFFLPDLAIVVSAIVAIVVVAAILIKLPDHSSVAFDGPRLRSVTSELWRPIFGTSVFAFLTGLMPWISGQYDGSIETMRLLSIGSSAVVLLLLAAPVAFFKQNMRLENIYKLILPIVATGFLLLPIIWNGFGGVVNAFVGAGSYAAGIVLWCLAADSSRRHNLSATTSFGLALGTTSLAGALGKAFGYFGGRTLTEGDLSITAISLVSLYLLSMIALFVFRKKPEQETGTPANEADRADELATNRAVPPVDPGGIPARIPGTSPNASSARNRSSESAADPASLRAATCATLADEHDLTDREHDVLMLLSRGQSVADIAAALGVSENTAKTHIKNVYRKLGVHSKQDIIEMCRELEAKAH; encoded by the coding sequence ATGATGGCGCTCAGGCTCGCTGGCTTCTCGTTGTTTCTGTTCGCGGAGCTCATCTGCTTCCACGGCACCATCCTCTTCCCCGGCCTGCTCGGCACTTCGCAGGAAATCGCCGTCGCCGTTATGACGGTCAGCTTGCTCAGCAAGGGGTTCGGCTACTTCGGATGCTTTTTCTTTTCGCTGGTAAGCGCCTCGAAACAGCGGCAGTTCGGCAAAGTGGGCGCTCTTTTGTTCATTGTCGGCATTCTCGCGATGCCGGGACTCGGATCGGTTTCGAGCTTTGCAGACCTTTCCTTCGGATCGCTCATCGAACTCGTGATCGCAGGTGCGCTGCTCGGCGTAGGAGACGTGCTCATCAGCATATCGTGGGGGAGGCTCTGCGCAGCGCTTCCCTTGAGGCCCGCGTACCTGTTCGTACTCGGGAGCCAGACTGCAGCACTCGTCCTCTACGGGGTGACGTTCTTCCTTCCCGATCTTGCCATTGTCGTTTCGGCCATCGTCGCCATCGTCGTCGTTGCCGCGATACTCATCAAGCTGCCCGACCATTCGTCGGTCGCGTTCGATGGGCCGCGATTGCGTTCGGTGACAAGCGAGCTGTGGCGACCGATTTTCGGCACCTCGGTGTTCGCGTTCCTCACCGGGCTCATGCCCTGGATTTCCGGTCAGTACGACGGATCGATCGAAACGATGCGCCTGCTTTCCATCGGAAGCAGTGCCGTCGTGCTGCTGCTTTTAGCTGCTCCTGTCGCGTTTTTCAAGCAGAACATGCGGCTCGAGAACATTTACAAACTCATCTTGCCCATCGTGGCCACAGGCTTTCTTCTGCTCCCCATCATCTGGAACGGATTCGGCGGCGTGGTGAACGCGTTCGTGGGCGCGGGATCGTACGCAGCGGGCATCGTGCTGTGGTGTCTTGCCGCCGACAGCTCGCGCCGTCATAACCTCAGCGCCACAACGAGCTTCGGCCTCGCGCTCGGCACGACATCGCTTGCCGGCGCGCTCGGCAAAGCGTTCGGGTACTTCGGCGGCAGAACCCTTACCGAGGGCGATCTGTCGATCACGGCGATTTCGCTCGTATCGCTCTACCTGCTTTCGATGATCGCCCTGTTCGTGTTTCGGAAGAAGCCAGAACAGGAGACCGGTACGCCTGCCAACGAAGCGGACCGCGCAGACGAACTAGCTACGAATCGCGCAGTCCCGCCCGTCGATCCCGGCGGAATCCCTGCCCGAATTCCGGGAACCTCGCCGAACGCTTCTTCTGCACGCAATCGCTCGTCTGAATCGGCAGCCGACCCCGCATCGCTTCGCGCCGCTACCTGCGCAACGCTCGCGGACGAACACGATCTGACCGATCGCGAGCACGACGTGCTCATGCTGCTTTCGAGGGGGCAATCAGTCGCCGACATAGCTGCCGCGCTCGGCGTTTCCGAGAACACGGCGAAGACCCATATCAAGAACGTATACCGCAAGCTCGGCGTCCACTCGAAACAAGATATCATCGAAATGTGCCGCGAGCTGGAGGCGAAAGCCCACTAG
- a CDS encoding universal stress protein → MALHYKRIFAALDGGSTQEAVTARAIALAADNHASLVFGHVIDSVPYEASGTDFKALCSDVTDRLEHDIADVLAEARNNPDIPSFELVVRAGRITDTLTEQMIEPLDPDLVVCGERGLSNIKYAFVGSVSTFLIRNVRCDVLVVKQD, encoded by the coding sequence ATGGCACTCCATTACAAGCGCATCTTCGCAGCACTCGACGGCGGATCGACCCAGGAAGCCGTAACGGCGCGCGCCATCGCGCTTGCGGCCGATAACCATGCGAGCCTCGTATTCGGCCACGTCATAGACTCGGTACCCTACGAGGCGTCGGGGACCGACTTCAAGGCGCTCTGCAGCGACGTAACCGATCGGCTCGAACACGACATCGCCGACGTTCTTGCCGAGGCACGCAACAACCCCGACATTCCCTCGTTCGAACTCGTCGTCCGCGCAGGCCGCATCACCGACACGCTCACCGAGCAGATGATTGAGCCTTTGGACCCTGATCTCGTTGTCTGCGGCGAGCGCGGCCTTTCGAACATCAAATACGCGTTCGTGGGAAGCGTATCGACCTTCCTCATTCGCAACGTGCGCTGCGACGTGCTTGTAGTGAAGCAGGACTAG
- a CDS encoding response regulator transcription factor produces MHSFFDTSRTFTMRYAGLSFYWAWVFLSFNSSDLTAQGGSHEILSIVHVVSSAAAMVTFVLAIVFHRAIMAKAPRAIGVGLGAASVVACAGTLMYTFPGFAGNDVLSVTGAVISGLTCSAIVLAWGVVYRDLSARNAVLFTSMTFFGAAVLYFAVSLLDSVASSVVVSLFPVLAAVLVAVSLHKQEGIQERPVPQANAGTKTGELAHLVRTGLSWRIIVGLVVALFVCGGMRVYFGDIAPVVYRDPLLMTLPLAFGAIVFFVYGMFVSRTSLNLGILYRVALPLFALALVLIALFGGDNAALAFFMMSTASVLFEILTWALLVEITRTTHYSPLLIFAVGRLAVHGGIVAGELVAFAMIGNLVVFAVLAIGLLFVSVGFTFTDRDTTFLFEPPTPEELERLARAADGGVGVSEMREADGPAYLAAMASGGKSGAAISGQPESVVDDDVLIRSNLTSRIDAMAKEYGFSPREKEVFALWVTGRGSKYIQETFVISEATVKTHVRHIYEKCDVHNRAELMGKLEAICC; encoded by the coding sequence GTGCACAGCTTCTTCGATACAAGCCGCACGTTTACGATGCGGTATGCGGGCTTGAGCTTTTACTGGGCGTGGGTGTTTCTGTCCTTCAACTCCTCCGACCTCACGGCGCAGGGCGGCTCGCACGAAATCCTGTCCATCGTGCATGTGGTATCTTCCGCCGCAGCCATGGTGACGTTCGTGCTGGCCATCGTGTTTCATCGCGCAATCATGGCGAAAGCTCCACGCGCTATCGGCGTCGGGCTTGGTGCGGCTTCGGTGGTGGCCTGTGCGGGAACGCTTATGTACACGTTTCCCGGGTTTGCCGGAAACGACGTGCTGTCGGTGACGGGTGCCGTTATCTCGGGCCTCACCTGTTCGGCGATCGTGCTGGCATGGGGCGTGGTCTATCGCGACCTTTCCGCCCGCAATGCCGTCTTGTTCACGTCGATGACGTTTTTCGGCGCTGCGGTGCTGTACTTCGCCGTGTCGCTTTTGGATAGCGTTGCCTCGTCGGTCGTTGTTTCGCTGTTCCCCGTGCTTGCGGCGGTGTTGGTCGCAGTCAGTTTGCACAAGCAGGAAGGAATACAAGAGCGACCGGTTCCTCAAGCCAATGCAGGTACGAAAACAGGGGAGCTCGCGCACCTCGTGCGCACGGGGCTTTCCTGGAGGATCATCGTCGGCCTGGTTGTCGCGCTGTTCGTATGCGGTGGTATGCGCGTGTATTTCGGCGACATCGCGCCGGTTGTGTACCGCGATCCGCTGCTTATGACGTTGCCGCTTGCTTTCGGCGCGATCGTCTTTTTCGTGTACGGCATGTTCGTGTCGCGCACGAGTCTGAACCTGGGCATCCTATACCGCGTGGCCCTGCCGCTGTTTGCGCTGGCGCTCGTGCTGATCGCGCTGTTCGGAGGCGACAACGCTGCACTCGCCTTCTTCATGATGTCTACGGCGTCGGTGCTGTTCGAAATTCTCACCTGGGCGCTCTTGGTAGAAATCACGCGCACGACGCACTATTCGCCGCTACTCATCTTCGCGGTGGGACGCCTTGCGGTGCATGGCGGCATTGTTGCGGGTGAGCTCGTGGCGTTTGCGATGATCGGCAACCTCGTCGTGTTCGCGGTGCTTGCCATCGGCCTTTTGTTCGTGTCGGTCGGGTTCACCTTCACCGATCGGGATACGACGTTTCTGTTCGAGCCGCCGACGCCCGAGGAGCTTGAGCGTCTCGCTCGTGCTGCCGATGGCGGTGTGGGAGTCTCGGAGATGCGCGAGGCGGACGGTCCGGCTTACCTTGCCGCGATGGCGTCAGGCGGCAAATCCGGCGCAGCGATTTCGGGTCAGCCTGAGAGCGTCGTTGACGACGATGTGCTGATTCGCAGCAATCTTACGAGTCGCATCGACGCGATGGCGAAGGAGTACGGGTTTTCGCCGCGCGAGAAAGAGGTGTTTGCGTTGTGGGTCACTGGCCGCGGCTCGAAATACATCCAGGAGACCTTCGTCATATCCGAGGCGACGGTGAAGACCCACGTGCGCCACATCTACGAGAAATGCGACGTGCACAACCGCGCCGAGCTCATGGGTAAACTCGAAGCCATTTGTTGCTGA
- a CDS encoding FAD-dependent oxidoreductase, translating to MKDTPLSKHGISRRSFLGLGATAAVIAGAGLAGCAPSASEATAASGGSSASGGAAAASTGTASFLTAPEPLADSDIAETIDAEIVVVGAGISGISAVRSAVENGAKDIVVVEKGTTWQYRSNQVGCIGGKIQEDLGIEIDKNAVVAQLMKECGYRPNQRILNLWAENSGEAFDWFLAPSEGKYVVEAESDPYDGESMSVRKMHWPHPEGANTADDYYPIFDDCQICLPDNGPYIEAMVKICEDAGVTFMYSTFARQLVRPDNSGRVEGVIVEDMDGTYKKINASKAVLLATGDYASNAEMMEHYVPWSARFMSIFPNTDAKGEKTNTGDGQQMGMWIGAKMEDGPHAPMTHHLGGPLGVDAFLLTDIYGNRIMNEDVGGQPLQNQISRAPKKQVWQIFDAKWTEQLGFMDTGHGNVNWYVESGSDVPNGSYGKNAYISLEDNEDGNTPGFTSYFEGPNALGKTADSIAELAEQMGVDATTLQATIDRYNELAAKGHDDDFGKRADRLFPIEEGPFYAFPLTDTVILVNMGGLETDVDFNVLDTEDEPIEGLYAVGNTQGGRFLVDYPLPAPGISHGMAITHGMLVGRVLANL from the coding sequence ATGAAAGATACCCCCTTAAGCAAGCACGGCATCAGCCGCCGCTCATTTCTCGGCCTCGGTGCCACAGCAGCAGTGATTGCTGGCGCGGGACTTGCCGGATGCGCACCTTCTGCAAGCGAGGCAACCGCTGCATCGGGCGGCTCGTCGGCATCGGGCGGCGCGGCTGCCGCTTCGACCGGAACCGCGAGCTTCCTTACCGCCCCGGAGCCTCTAGCCGACAGCGATATCGCCGAGACCATCGACGCGGAGATCGTCGTCGTGGGTGCGGGAATCTCGGGCATCAGCGCTGTACGATCTGCCGTGGAGAACGGCGCGAAGGATATCGTCGTGGTCGAGAAAGGCACGACGTGGCAGTACCGCTCGAACCAAGTTGGCTGCATCGGCGGCAAGATCCAGGAAGACCTCGGCATCGAAATCGACAAGAACGCCGTCGTGGCCCAGCTTATGAAAGAGTGCGGCTACCGCCCGAACCAGCGCATTTTGAACCTGTGGGCCGAAAACTCCGGCGAGGCGTTCGACTGGTTCCTCGCACCCAGCGAGGGCAAATACGTCGTCGAAGCCGAATCCGATCCGTACGACGGCGAGAGCATGAGCGTGCGCAAGATGCACTGGCCGCACCCCGAGGGCGCCAACACCGCCGACGACTACTACCCCATCTTCGACGATTGCCAGATCTGCCTGCCCGATAACGGCCCCTACATCGAAGCCATGGTGAAGATCTGCGAGGATGCCGGCGTCACGTTTATGTACTCCACCTTTGCGCGCCAGCTCGTGCGCCCGGACAACTCGGGTCGCGTCGAAGGCGTCATCGTCGAAGACATGGATGGGACGTACAAGAAGATCAACGCGTCGAAAGCTGTGCTGCTTGCCACAGGCGACTACGCTTCGAACGCCGAGATGATGGAGCACTACGTACCGTGGTCGGCGCGCTTCATGAGCATCTTCCCGAACACCGATGCCAAGGGCGAGAAGACCAACACCGGCGACGGCCAGCAGATGGGCATGTGGATCGGCGCCAAGATGGAAGACGGTCCGCATGCGCCGATGACCCACCACCTGGGCGGCCCACTCGGCGTGGATGCGTTTCTGCTCACCGATATCTACGGCAACCGCATCATGAACGAAGATGTAGGCGGCCAACCGCTGCAAAACCAGATCTCGCGTGCACCCAAAAAGCAAGTATGGCAGATCTTCGATGCGAAGTGGACCGAGCAGCTTGGCTTCATGGATACCGGCCATGGCAACGTGAACTGGTACGTTGAGAGCGGATCGGATGTGCCGAACGGATCGTACGGCAAGAACGCCTACATCTCGCTCGAGGACAACGAAGACGGCAACACGCCCGGTTTCACAAGCTACTTCGAAGGCCCGAACGCCCTCGGCAAAACCGCCGACAGCATCGCCGAGCTGGCTGAGCAAATGGGTGTTGACGCAACGACGCTCCAGGCGACCATCGACCGTTACAACGAGTTGGCAGCCAAGGGGCATGATGACGATTTCGGCAAGCGCGCCGACCGTTTGTTCCCCATTGAAGAGGGACCGTTCTACGCCTTCCCGCTCACCGATACGGTGATCCTCGTGAACATGGGCGGCCTCGAGACCGATGTGGACTTCAACGTGCTCGATACCGAAGACGAGCCGATCGAGGGCCTGTACGCCGTCGGCAACACGCAGGGCGGTCGCTTCCTCGTGGATTACCCGCTGCCTGCCCCCGGCATCAGCCATGGCATGGCCATCACTCACGGCATGCTTGTTGGACGCGTGCTCGCAAACCTGTAA
- a CDS encoding type II toxin-antitoxin system RelE family toxin yields the protein MGYRVELTRRAEKQLASLDQKTLLLVAAFIDSQLDGCDNPCALPNAKKLQGIDNGWRWRVGTYRVLGTVDDGLVVIELFKIGHRRDVYRNL from the coding sequence ATGGGCTACCGTGTCGAATTGACGAGGCGAGCAGAAAAGCAGCTCGCCTCGCTCGATCAAAAGACGTTGTTGCTCGTAGCTGCTTTCATTGACAGCCAACTTGACGGCTGCGACAACCCCTGCGCGCTTCCCAATGCCAAGAAACTGCAAGGTATCGATAACGGCTGGCGATGGCGTGTGGGGACCTATCGCGTGCTCGGCACGGTTGATGACGGACTCGTGGTTATCGAATTGTTCAAGATCGGCCATCGGCGCGACGTGTACCGCAATCTCTAG
- the relB gene encoding type II toxin-antitoxin system RelB family antitoxin has translation MAMTASAIRFAPEEKEWITSFAEMNGTTFSAQVRQWALERLEDELDARDLKEAVEENDGEPGVSWEEAKRNLGLAR, from the coding sequence ATGGCTATGACGGCATCTGCCATACGGTTTGCGCCGGAGGAAAAGGAATGGATTACCTCGTTTGCCGAGATGAACGGCACAACGTTTTCTGCGCAGGTTAGGCAGTGGGCGCTGGAGCGGCTCGAGGATGAACTGGACGCGCGGGATTTGAAAGAGGCCGTCGAAGAAAACGACGGTGAGCCGGGCGTGTCTTGGGAGGAAGCCAAGCGCAATCTAGGGCTGGCTCGTTAG
- a CDS encoding cytochrome c3 family protein → MEKKRRVSCAIQLGLAAVLMCALLALCACGGGGGGSSEGGTSGGEPATASTEAQPGSMMAVHTPDQLKLIDGDWSKKNCLGCHPRDTITALTEDYGGAEGYNPHAAHTEAYDCGMCHSIEGTSVLVCNTACHGGYHGGGNGWPLPEAGWQDPTAEVPSADGTPVDTSKA, encoded by the coding sequence ATGGAAAAGAAAAGACGCGTATCGTGTGCGATACAGCTCGGTTTGGCCGCTGTGCTCATGTGCGCCCTGCTTGCGCTGTGCGCGTGCGGCGGGGGAGGCGGCGGATCCTCTGAAGGAGGAACGTCGGGCGGCGAGCCTGCAACGGCGAGCACCGAAGCGCAGCCTGGCAGCATGATGGCAGTGCATACGCCCGATCAGCTCAAGCTCATCGACGGCGACTGGTCGAAAAAGAACTGCCTCGGCTGTCATCCGCGCGACACTATTACGGCGTTGACCGAGGATTACGGCGGGGCGGAGGGCTACAATCCCCACGCTGCCCACACCGAGGCGTACGATTGCGGCATGTGCCATTCGATCGAGGGTACGTCGGTGCTCGTGTGCAACACGGCGTGTCACGGCGGCTACCACGGCGGCGGCAACGGATGGCCGCTTCCGGAAGCAGGTTGGCAGGATCCGACCGCCGAGGTGCCGAGCGCCGACGGTACGCCGGTGGATACCTCGAAGGCATAG
- a CDS encoding FAD-dependent oxidoreductase, which translates to MLSDYEAKATLSRRGFITGAAVLGAGAAMAGLAGCASGGDTAKPASDGAAAKEPAPESPEGGSAQAASGQQPWEVAPEPITDDMIVETIDCDIAVCGAGIAGLPGVALAAEQGANVHVLEKAGTYSTARLCTCGFNAKCQTDNGITYDRDKFITDVWKITNGSQGRMSSYGKWFDNSAPYIDWLQGVCQSVGCDIVPQQVTGFKVTNDGVGQVGANEFWATYAAMIYFVDKDGKTLADGVNVDWTGILADYATDKGATIHYNTPAVQLVRDDSGRVTSVIGENEVGEYIKINASKGILLACGDMGGNREMMGYYNTSLLKTRSVAETKNTGDGQMMGMWIGADMDDFAAGDLFPFVAVDASGERPTSPDSKSYAAVANLPVFMVDTTGRRLMPEDLPFQACSVPKITATSDGSAWSVWDSAWQEKFPEGYPKGDYLSENSPEQIEIDVKNGVTIQADTIEELAEKMGVNPEIFSEQLDRYHGFCEAGKDLDFYKNPLWLTTIDTPPFYASRHVVSITSTRGGLRNDERCRVLDKEGMPIPGLYVAGNTAGSFYGNVYPPNVMGSGIGHGQCFAWLAVKDMLGMEYI; encoded by the coding sequence ATGTTGAGCGATTACGAGGCAAAGGCAACGTTGTCGAGGCGCGGTTTCATAACGGGCGCTGCGGTACTCGGGGCGGGTGCGGCGATGGCGGGGCTTGCGGGTTGCGCTTCGGGAGGCGATACGGCAAAGCCCGCATCGGATGGTGCGGCGGCAAAAGAACCTGCCCCCGAATCTCCGGAAGGCGGTAGTGCGCAAGCGGCATCCGGGCAGCAGCCGTGGGAGGTTGCTCCCGAGCCCATTACCGACGATATGATCGTCGAAACCATTGACTGCGACATCGCGGTGTGCGGCGCAGGCATTGCGGGGCTTCCGGGTGTGGCGCTTGCTGCCGAGCAGGGTGCGAATGTGCACGTGCTCGAGAAGGCCGGTACGTACAGCACCGCGCGTCTGTGCACCTGCGGGTTCAACGCGAAGTGCCAAACCGACAACGGCATCACGTACGATCGCGACAAGTTCATCACCGACGTATGGAAGATCACGAACGGCAGCCAGGGCCGCATGTCCTCGTACGGCAAGTGGTTCGACAACAGCGCACCGTACATCGATTGGCTGCAGGGGGTTTGCCAGTCGGTCGGGTGCGATATCGTGCCGCAGCAGGTGACGGGCTTCAAGGTCACCAACGACGGTGTCGGCCAGGTGGGCGCGAACGAATTCTGGGCAACGTATGCAGCCATGATCTACTTCGTCGACAAGGACGGCAAGACGCTTGCCGACGGCGTGAACGTCGATTGGACGGGCATTCTCGCCGATTACGCAACCGACAAGGGTGCGACCATCCACTACAACACCCCCGCCGTGCAACTCGTGCGCGACGACAGCGGTCGGGTTACCTCGGTCATCGGCGAGAACGAGGTGGGCGAATACATCAAGATCAACGCTTCGAAGGGCATTTTGCTCGCCTGCGGCGATATGGGCGGCAACCGCGAGATGATGGGTTATTACAACACCTCGCTTTTGAAGACCCGCAGCGTTGCCGAAACCAAGAACACGGGCGATGGGCAGATGATGGGTATGTGGATCGGCGCCGACATGGATGACTTCGCGGCGGGAGACCTGTTCCCGTTCGTGGCTGTCGATGCGAGCGGCGAGCGTCCCACCTCGCCCGACAGCAAGTCCTATGCAGCGGTGGCGAACCTGCCGGTGTTCATGGTGGATACCACGGGCCGTCGTCTCATGCCCGAGGATCTGCCGTTCCAGGCGTGCTCGGTCCCTAAGATCACCGCGACGTCGGACGGCTCGGCGTGGAGCGTATGGGACAGCGCGTGGCAGGAGAAGTTCCCCGAGGGCTATCCCAAGGGCGACTACCTTTCCGAGAACTCGCCCGAGCAGATCGAAATCGATGTGAAAAACGGCGTGACCATCCAGGCGGACACTATCGAAGAGCTTGCTGAGAAGATGGGCGTCAATCCCGAGATATTCTCCGAGCAGCTCGATCGATACCATGGGTTCTGCGAAGCGGGCAAAGATCTCGACTTCTACAAGAATCCGCTGTGGCTCACCACCATCGATACGCCGCCGTTCTACGCGTCGCGCCACGTTGTGAGCATCACGAGCACGCGCGGCGGTCTGCGCAACGACGAGCGGTGCCGTGTGCTCGACAAAGAGGGCATGCCGATCCCCGGTTTGTATGTGGCGGGCAACACGGCCGGATCGTTCTATGGCAACGTCTATCCGCCCAACGTCATGGGCTCGGGCATCGGTCACGGTCAGTGCTTCGCATGGCTAGCGGTCAAAGACATGCTCGGCATGGAATACATCTAG
- a CDS encoding response regulator transcription factor: MGRIGQAWSTTQDAIKTCAADTRWYYYGSSFLVAVITLTHYVHGYKTTMIGLSYADTICITSIAVALCITALGTHGVFKRLRRPIIAVAAFFPSFSFLLMRAATAFAPHIYGVAFIVSAVSVGVFIGIIAVYWFDFFVGQAVETVAFSLLGSIILGCVISWFLLGMLWDRVLVGYIAVVLCAGWTISHALDTRPKRIPRTESTERPSFTFLAGPLLTAFLFSFAFMLSVSFVGLESWHSDAGWSMLWPAAIVLGIVALFSKKVNVASLLYLALTLVVAGMLFASFLHIDESFIFSLATMGCAVNISYLVILFCNIGGRFSINSYRLASLLLISVFSGCLLGRPAALAMDALDASGTLKTLVSICLVIAIIACTLFSLSNRTIQLYSKYRFKEQGKTGDASVETSSFIAAFAIEQGLGAREQEALALLLEGKTASEVAECMFIARGTAKAHIRHIYRKLDVHDREELFGLMRDVDPQFEVERSA, encoded by the coding sequence ATGGGAAGAATCGGCCAAGCGTGGTCAACCACTCAAGACGCCATCAAAACGTGCGCAGCCGACACGCGATGGTACTACTACGGTTCGTCGTTCCTTGTTGCAGTCATCACGCTTACCCATTACGTGCATGGGTACAAGACAACCATGATCGGGCTTTCATACGCCGATACGATCTGCATCACGAGCATCGCTGTTGCGCTCTGCATCACCGCCCTCGGCACCCATGGGGTATTCAAGCGCTTACGGAGGCCGATCATCGCCGTTGCCGCCTTTTTTCCTTCCTTCTCGTTTCTGCTCATGAGGGCGGCTACGGCGTTCGCTCCTCATATCTACGGAGTCGCGTTCATCGTCTCGGCCGTTTCAGTCGGAGTGTTTATCGGGATCATAGCGGTGTACTGGTTCGACTTCTTCGTCGGCCAAGCGGTCGAGACCGTCGCGTTTTCGCTGCTCGGCTCAATAATCCTTGGATGCGTGATTTCCTGGTTTCTGCTCGGCATGCTGTGGGATCGCGTTTTGGTCGGCTACATCGCCGTGGTGCTGTGCGCTGGGTGGACGATTTCGCATGCGCTCGATACACGGCCCAAGCGAATCCCACGCACCGAAAGCACCGAACGGCCTTCGTTCACGTTTCTTGCCGGGCCGCTGCTGACCGCATTCTTGTTCAGTTTCGCGTTCATGCTTTCCGTATCGTTCGTCGGCCTCGAATCATGGCACTCGGATGCCGGATGGAGTATGCTGTGGCCCGCTGCGATCGTACTCGGCATCGTGGCTTTGTTCTCCAAGAAAGTGAACGTCGCTTCGCTTCTCTACCTCGCGCTCACGCTCGTGGTTGCGGGCATGCTGTTTGCGTCGTTTCTCCATATCGACGAATCGTTCATATTCTCGCTTGCCACAATGGGATGCGCCGTCAACATTTCGTACCTCGTCATCTTATTCTGCAACATCGGGGGACGTTTCTCGATCAATTCGTACCGGCTTGCCTCGCTCCTGCTGATTTCGGTGTTCAGCGGATGCTTGCTCGGACGCCCTGCCGCACTTGCCATGGATGCGCTCGACGCGAGCGGAACGCTTAAGACGCTCGTTTCGATATGCCTCGTTATCGCCATCATCGCCTGCACGCTCTTCAGTTTAAGCAACCGCACGATCCAGCTGTATTCGAAATACCGGTTCAAAGAACAAGGGAAAACGGGCGACGCTTCCGTCGAAACCTCGTCGTTCATCGCAGCCTTCGCCATCGAGCAGGGTCTCGGGGCACGGGAGCAGGAGGCGCTTGCGCTGCTGCTTGAGGGGAAGACAGCGAGCGAAGTGGCCGAATGCATGTTTATAGCCCGAGGCACCGCCAAGGCGCACATCCGCCACATCTACCGAAAGCTCGACGTCCACGACCGCGAGGAGCTTTTCGGCCTCATGCGCGACGTCGACCCGCAGTTCGAGGTGGAGCGCAGCGCGTAA